The Cucurbita pepo subsp. pepo cultivar mu-cu-16 chromosome LG08, ASM280686v2, whole genome shotgun sequence genome contains a region encoding:
- the LOC111799554 gene encoding uncharacterized protein LOC111799554 has protein sequence MPQVDLETLVSACAGGGAHDRKIACEEALADGDNRQEDENREVTEQPEVTPDVPPESFWLSKDAEYDWLDQNAFYERKDSTKGSSNSTNLNPSVNPATNSNSQRFSLNFKSKASILGLPKLHKAFFVDTKNRRNSKSGNARLFPKQSGSSGKSDSALVEPSSPKVSCMGRVRSKRDRSRQWKNRRHPSEPAPPQEKPDRKDSKRGFFSPLRSLFQGWKKPPAVKIASPVAGNPPATKASDKITLNIEALTPEFHPRRSVEIEPPGLGGVKRYASGRRSGSWVVGDGE, from the coding sequence ATGCCGCAAGTGGATCTGGAAACTCTGGTTTCTGCATGTGCCGGCGGCGGTGCTCACGACCGGAAAATCGCCTGTGAGGAAGCTTTGGCCGATGGCGATAATCGGCAGGAAGATGAGAACAGAGAAGTGACGGAGCAGCCGGAGGTTACTCCGGATGTTCCACCGGAATCGTTTTGGCTTTCGAAGGATGCGGAGTACGATTGGTTAGATCAGAACGCTTTTTACGAGCGGAAAGATTCAACGAAAGGAAGTTCGAATTCGACGAATCTGAATCCTAGTGTGAATCCAGCAACTAATTCGAATTCTCAGCGGTTTTCGTTGAATTTCAAATCGAAGGCCTCGATTCTAGGTCTTCCGAAGCTTCATAAGGCTTTCTTTGTGGATACGAAGAATCGTCGCAATTCGAAATCTGGAAACGCGAGGTTGTTCCCTAAACAATCGGGATCCTCCGGAAAATCGGACTCTGCGCTAGTCGAACCGTCGTCGCCGAAAGTTTCGTGTATGGGGAGAGTGAGATCGAAGCGAGATCGGAGTCGCCAGTGGAAGAATCGCCGCCATCCCTCCGAACCAGCGCCGCCGCAGGAAAAACCAGACAGAAAAGACTCTAAGCGCGGCTTCTTTTCGCCTTTACGGTCTCTTTTCCAAGGTTGGAAAAAACCTCCTGCGGTTAAAATAGCCTCTCCAGTAGCCGGAAACCCGCCGGCAACGAAAGCGTCTGATAAGATCACGCTCAACATCGAAGCACTAACGCCGGAATTTCATCCGAGAAGAAGCGTGGAGATCGAACCACCCGGTTTGGGCGGTGTTAAGCGGTACGCATCGGGAAGGCGGTCGGGATCCTGGGTTGTCGGCGACGGTGAGTAA
- the LOC111800749 gene encoding alpha carbonic anhydrase 1, chloroplastic-like isoform X1, with translation MGLFVCFFFWGNGFRRKEFLSFYSRNGSSKLYLFFPFFFLVWTDQSTPFTYMGPQGPENWGSLCPSYATCSNGKSQSPIDIVTNLTATSNYHQTLVKRYTAANATLINNGFNIGVHFENGSGGMAVINGKSYTLQQMHWHSPSEHRLNGRLFAAELHLLHQADNGILSVIGILLQYGDPDPLLQQVQDKLAALANGTGTNEEVYVALGDLEPKLVRKNKYYRYIGSLTTPPCTENVMWSILGTTKTISKEQIEALKVPLAPVYKNNARPVQPLNDRKIEIYEE, from the exons atgggtttgtttgtttgtttctttttctgggGAAATGGGTTCAGAAGGAAGGAATTTCTATCCTTTTATTCCAGAAATGGTTCTTCTAAactgtatttattttttcccttcttttttttggtgtgGACAGATCAATCCACTCCATTTACTTATATGGGCCCGCAAGGACCTGAAAATTGGGGAAGTCTGTGTCCAAGTTATGCAACTTGCTCCAATGGAAAATCGCAGTCGCCAATAGACATTGTGACGAACCTCACTGCGACTAGCAATTATCATCAGACACTAGTCAAAAGATACACTGCTGCTAATGCTACACTCATCAACAATGGATTTAACATTGGG GTGCATTTTGAGAATGGTTCAGGTGGAATGGCTGTCATAAATGGTAAAAGCTACACCCTCCAACAAATGCATTGGCATTCTCCATCGGAGCACCGCCTCAACGGCCGGCT ATTTGCAGCCGAACTTCATCTACTCCATCAAGCAGACAACGGCATCCTCTCAGTCATAGGAATCCTCCTCCAATACGGCGATCCCGATCCCCTGCTCCAGCAG GTACAAGACAAATTGGCGGCGTTAGCGAATGGAACCGGCACCAACGAAGAGGTTTACGTTGCACTCGGAGACCTAGAACCAAAGCTCGTGAGGAAGAACAAATATTACAGATACATCGGCTCTCTCACCACTCCTCCCTGCACCGAGAACGTCATGTGGAGCATTCTCGGCACG ACGAAGACGATTTCGAAGGAGCAAATAGAAGCTCTAAAGGTGCCATTGGCTCCGGTCTACAAGAACAACGCCCGGCCAGTTCAGCCGCTTAACGACCGGAAGATTGAGATTTACGAGGAGTag
- the LOC111800749 gene encoding alpha carbonic anhydrase 1, chloroplastic-like isoform X2, giving the protein MAPLLSSFFVFSLLLIVVFVQAGEHQSTPFTYMGPQGPENWGSLCPSYATCSNGKSQSPIDIVTNLTATSNYHQTLVKRYTAANATLINNGFNIGVHFENGSGGMAVINGKSYTLQQMHWHSPSEHRLNGRLFAAELHLLHQADNGILSVIGILLQYGDPDPLLQQVQDKLAALANGTGTNEEVYVALGDLEPKLVRKNKYYRYIGSLTTPPCTENVMWSILGTTKTISKEQIEALKVPLAPVYKNNARPVQPLNDRKIEIYEE; this is encoded by the exons ATGGcccctctcctctcctctttTTTTGTGTTCTCTCTTTTGCTTATTGTTGTTTTCGTGCAAGCCGGTGAAC ATCAATCCACTCCATTTACTTATATGGGCCCGCAAGGACCTGAAAATTGGGGAAGTCTGTGTCCAAGTTATGCAACTTGCTCCAATGGAAAATCGCAGTCGCCAATAGACATTGTGACGAACCTCACTGCGACTAGCAATTATCATCAGACACTAGTCAAAAGATACACTGCTGCTAATGCTACACTCATCAACAATGGATTTAACATTGGG GTGCATTTTGAGAATGGTTCAGGTGGAATGGCTGTCATAAATGGTAAAAGCTACACCCTCCAACAAATGCATTGGCATTCTCCATCGGAGCACCGCCTCAACGGCCGGCT ATTTGCAGCCGAACTTCATCTACTCCATCAAGCAGACAACGGCATCCTCTCAGTCATAGGAATCCTCCTCCAATACGGCGATCCCGATCCCCTGCTCCAGCAG GTACAAGACAAATTGGCGGCGTTAGCGAATGGAACCGGCACCAACGAAGAGGTTTACGTTGCACTCGGAGACCTAGAACCAAAGCTCGTGAGGAAGAACAAATATTACAGATACATCGGCTCTCTCACCACTCCTCCCTGCACCGAGAACGTCATGTGGAGCATTCTCGGCACG ACGAAGACGATTTCGAAGGAGCAAATAGAAGCTCTAAAGGTGCCATTGGCTCCGGTCTACAAGAACAACGCCCGGCCAGTTCAGCCGCTTAACGACCGGAAGATTGAGATTTACGAGGAGTag